The Phoenix dactylifera cultivar Barhee BC4 unplaced genomic scaffold, palm_55x_up_171113_PBpolish2nd_filt_p 000304F, whole genome shotgun sequence genome contains a region encoding:
- the LOC120105506 gene encoding uncharacterized protein LOC120105506 — MSTSIAGEASTGNKRTKCNRKWGYVEDAKLVEALVELVTRGGWRGDNGTFRSGYLQQLERLIEEKLPGCGLKATPYIESRVKLLKKQYNAITEMLGPNCSGFGWDDINKCVTCEEDTFKEWVKSHPNAQGMRNKPFPHFEDLTNIFGRDRATGMGAEAPADAVEKIEMEEQQYPYTSPAINESQEADSNFVGQNVNMNTPQTATHTEVAGPSRPTRTKKARHEALEVVRDLTSEMTKVVGMMAAAGDHIEKLAQCFKHESETADRRMTVVSEVMKVQGLSQSEILKVGKKIAMDPLETDYFFSLPDDYRRAYVLTLCSEFQNGM; from the exons ATGAGCACCTCAATAGCTGGAGAAGCATCAACAGGAAACAAAAGAACAAAGTGCAACAGAAAATGGGGTTATGTGGAGGATGCAAAGCTTGTTGAGGCATTGGTTGAGTTGGTAACCCGAGGAGGTTGGAGGGGCGATAATGGGACTTTTAGGAGTGGATATTTGCAGCAATTGGAGAGACTAATAGAAGAGAAGCTTCCTGGGTGTGGACTGAAAGCAACACCATATATCGAGTCTCGGGTCAAGCTCTTGAAGAAACAATACAATGCTATTACAGAGATGTTGGGACCTAACTGCAGTGGATTTGGATGGGATGACATCAACAAGTGTGTGACCTGTGAGGAGGATACCTTCAAGGAATGGGTTAAG aGTCACCCAAATGCTCAAGGTATGAGGAACAAGCCTTTTCCTCACTTTGAGGACTTGACTAATATCTTTGGAAGGGATCGTGCTACCGGAATGGGAGCTGAAGCACCTGCAGATGCTGTTGAAAAAATAGAGATGGAGGAGCAACAGTATCCGTACACATCACCAGCTATCAATGAGAGCCAAGAAGCAGATAGCAATTTTGTTGGTCAGAATGTCAATATGAATACTCCCCAGACAGCTACTCATACTGAAGTTGCAGGTCCAAGTAGGCCAACCAGAACTAAGAAAGCTAGGCATGAGGCCCTTGAGGTTGTGAGAGATCTTACATCTGAGATGACTAAGGTAGTAGGCATGATGGCAGCTGCTGGAGATCATATTGAGAAATTGGCTCAATGTTTTAAGCACGAGTCTGAGACTGCAGATAGAAGAATGACAGTGGTCTCTGAGGTGATGAAGGTGCAGGGTCTTTCTCAATCTGAGATTCTTAAGGTGGGCAAAAAAATTGCAATGGACCCACTGGAGACTGATTACTTTTTCAGTCTTCCAGATGACTATAGAAGGGCATATGTTTTAACTCTTTGCTCAGAGTTTCAAAATGGGATGTAG